A genomic region of Papaver somniferum cultivar HN1 chromosome 7, ASM357369v1, whole genome shotgun sequence contains the following coding sequences:
- the LOC113296316 gene encoding uncharacterized protein LOC113296316, giving the protein MIISDRDPHNTDALSDLVQDQNEYNSRETQYSTMMRQKSRIKWVKEGSTNTQFFHTNIKVRYSKNLFVELEDENGNLVSDQEQIADLLLKFFERKFQYQEATIDESLLVVITKIITDVDQQMLEALPTAKEIHQAIFDIDEESAPGPDGFSGRMGTLISKLISPQQVAYIKGRSIHEKILMVSELVNEMKTKRRGGNWLQILFESARISVMVNGGPRGFFSMGRGLKQGDPLSPILFILME; this is encoded by the exons ATGATTATATCAGATAGGGATCCTCATAACACAGATGCCTTAAGTGATTTAGTACAAGATCAAAATGAGTATAATTCAAGGGAAACTCAATATAGTACTATGATGAGGCAGAAATCAAGAATTAAATGGGTGAAGGAAGGATCAACAAATACTCAATTCTTTCATACTAATATCAAAGTGAGATactccaaaaatctatttgttgaACTGGAAGATGAAAATGGAAATCTTGTATCTGATCAAGAACAAATTGCAGACCTTTTGCTTAAATTCTTTGAAAGAAAATTTCAGTATCAAGAAGCTACAATTGATGAATCTTTACTTGTTGTAATTACAAAAATTATCACTGATGTTGATCAACAGATGCTTGAAGCTTTACCAACTGCAAAAGAAATCCATCAAGCAATCTTTGATATTGATGAAGAAAGTGCTCCAGGTCCTGATGGATTCTCAG GTAGGATGGGAACTTTGATCTCAAAACTTATATCTCCTCAGCAGGTAGCCTATATTAAAGGCAGAAGTATTCATGAGAAAATACTTATGGTTTCAGAACTTGTGaatgaaatgaaaacaaaaagaagaggaGGCAAT TGGCTGCAAATTTTATTTGAATCTGCAAGGATTTCTGTAATGGTAAATGGTGGTCCAAGAGGTTTCTTTTCTATGGGCAGGGGCTTGAAGCAAGGAGATCCATTGTCTCCTATTTTGTTCATTCTAATGGAGTAG
- the LOC113300080 gene encoding triose phosphate/phosphate translocator, non-green plastid, chloroplastic-like isoform X1, producing MQSNAFLLSPPHCSSSSSSTWYLRHTDFIHRYPNFRLNSFLLKRKSINGVSIPPSSTTSLPYSSLSTYSNSCKWNTNTSKSGRHFRCNDAIKSIHETSPSSSSSSNSLSQRLELGVLFCLWYVSNIYFSIFNKQVLKVYPYPVTISLIQFAIGTLLILIMWSFNLYKRPNITKSQLVAIVPLAIVHTMGNLCTNMSLGKVSVSFTHTVKALEPFFSVIISALFLGEVPTIWVLSSLVPVVGGVAMASLTEASFDWVGFWSAMGSNLANQSLNVFSKQFMVKKEESLDNITLFSMITILSFALNVPLTLCMEGVKFSPSFLQSAGLDVRELCVRTLLSGLCFQAHQQELGLLLLESSFIQE from the exons atgcagAGCAACGCATTTCTCCTCTCTCCTCCCCATTGctcctcctcctcttcatcaACATGGTATCTTAGACACACAGATTTCATACATCGATACCCTAATTTTAGATTGAATTCATTTCTGCTCAAAAGAAAATCCATTAATGGAGTTTCTATTCCTCCATCATCTACTACTTCCCTTCCATATTCGTCATTATCTACGTATTCTAATTCTTGTAAATGGAATACTAATACATCTAAATCTGGTAGACATTTTAGATGTAATGACGCAATTAAAAGTATACATGAAACGTCACCGTCATCATCATCGTCTAGTAATAGTTTGAGTCAGAGATTGGAGCTTGGAGTATTATTTTGTTTATGGTATGTTTCAAATATCTACTTCAGCATTTTTAATAAACAGGTGTTGAAGGTTTATCCCTACCCAGTAACCATTTCATTAATTCAGTTCGCTATAGGCACGCTTCTTATTCTAATCATGTGGTCGTTTAATCTGTACAAAAGACCTAACATCACTAAATCACAG CTTGTGGCAATTGTGCCATTGGCGATAGTGCACACAATGGGAAACCTTTGTACAAATATGAGTCTTGGGAAGGTGTCCGTTTCTTTCACGCATACAGTTAAAGCTTTGGAGCCTTTCTTCTCAGTTATCATCTCAGCGTTATTCCTAGGAGAG GTTCCAACAATTTGGGTACTTTCATCCCTTGTTCCAGTTGTTGGTGGAGTAGCAATGGCTTCACTTACTGAAGCCTCATTCGATTG GGTTGGGTTTTGGAGTGCAATGGGATCCAACTTGGCTAATCAATCACTTAATGTATTCAGCAAGCAATTCATGGTTAAGAAAGAG GAATCTCTGGACAACATAACTCTTTTCTCTATGATAACAATCTTATCCTTTGCACTGAATGTCCCCCTGACGCTTTGCATGGAAGGTGTTAAGTTTTCTCCTTCATTCCTGCAGTCTGCT GGCTTAGATGTTCGAGAACTATGTGTGAGGACTCTTCTATCTGGGCTTTGTTTCCAGGCTCATCAACAG GAACTGGGATTGCTCTTGCTGGAGTCTTCCTTTATTCAAGAGTGA
- the LOC113300080 gene encoding triose phosphate/phosphate translocator, non-green plastid, chloroplastic-like isoform X2, which produces MFAIGTLLILIMWSFNLYKRPNITKSQLVAIVPLAIVHTMGNLCTNMSLGKVSVSFTHTVKALEPFFSVIISALFLGEVPTIWVLSSLVPVVGGVAMASLTEASFDWVGFWSAMGSNLANQSLNVFSKQFMVKKEESLDNITLFSMITILSFALNVPLTLCMEGVKFSPSFLQSAGLDVRELCVRTLLSGLCFQAHQQELGLLLLESSFIQE; this is translated from the exons ATG TTCGCTATAGGCACGCTTCTTATTCTAATCATGTGGTCGTTTAATCTGTACAAAAGACCTAACATCACTAAATCACAG CTTGTGGCAATTGTGCCATTGGCGATAGTGCACACAATGGGAAACCTTTGTACAAATATGAGTCTTGGGAAGGTGTCCGTTTCTTTCACGCATACAGTTAAAGCTTTGGAGCCTTTCTTCTCAGTTATCATCTCAGCGTTATTCCTAGGAGAG GTTCCAACAATTTGGGTACTTTCATCCCTTGTTCCAGTTGTTGGTGGAGTAGCAATGGCTTCACTTACTGAAGCCTCATTCGATTG GGTTGGGTTTTGGAGTGCAATGGGATCCAACTTGGCTAATCAATCACTTAATGTATTCAGCAAGCAATTCATGGTTAAGAAAGAG GAATCTCTGGACAACATAACTCTTTTCTCTATGATAACAATCTTATCCTTTGCACTGAATGTCCCCCTGACGCTTTGCATGGAAGGTGTTAAGTTTTCTCCTTCATTCCTGCAGTCTGCT GGCTTAGATGTTCGAGAACTATGTGTGAGGACTCTTCTATCTGGGCTTTGTTTCCAGGCTCATCAACAG GAACTGGGATTGCTCTTGCTGGAGTCTTCCTTTATTCAAGAGTGA
- the LOC113300080 gene encoding triose phosphate/phosphate translocator, non-green plastid, chloroplastic-like isoform X3, protein MWSFNLYKRPNITKSQLVAIVPLAIVHTMGNLCTNMSLGKVSVSFTHTVKALEPFFSVIISALFLGEVPTIWVLSSLVPVVGGVAMASLTEASFDWVGFWSAMGSNLANQSLNVFSKQFMVKKEESLDNITLFSMITILSFALNVPLTLCMEGVKFSPSFLQSAGLDVRELCVRTLLSGLCFQAHQQELGLLLLESSFIQE, encoded by the exons ATGTGGTCGTTTAATCTGTACAAAAGACCTAACATCACTAAATCACAG CTTGTGGCAATTGTGCCATTGGCGATAGTGCACACAATGGGAAACCTTTGTACAAATATGAGTCTTGGGAAGGTGTCCGTTTCTTTCACGCATACAGTTAAAGCTTTGGAGCCTTTCTTCTCAGTTATCATCTCAGCGTTATTCCTAGGAGAG GTTCCAACAATTTGGGTACTTTCATCCCTTGTTCCAGTTGTTGGTGGAGTAGCAATGGCTTCACTTACTGAAGCCTCATTCGATTG GGTTGGGTTTTGGAGTGCAATGGGATCCAACTTGGCTAATCAATCACTTAATGTATTCAGCAAGCAATTCATGGTTAAGAAAGAG GAATCTCTGGACAACATAACTCTTTTCTCTATGATAACAATCTTATCCTTTGCACTGAATGTCCCCCTGACGCTTTGCATGGAAGGTGTTAAGTTTTCTCCTTCATTCCTGCAGTCTGCT GGCTTAGATGTTCGAGAACTATGTGTGAGGACTCTTCTATCTGGGCTTTGTTTCCAGGCTCATCAACAG GAACTGGGATTGCTCTTGCTGGAGTCTTCCTTTATTCAAGAGTGA